Part of the Woronichinia naegeliana WA131 genome, TAATCCTATTCCTTCCATTCTGGCTTTTAATACTTTTACAATTTCACTTAATGGGGTTTCTAAGCCAGCGATTACGCTACCATAAGTCTCAGCAAAACAAGAACTACATTCTTGACAAATGAACATTTTACGTTCCCCGTTACCTTTCGTTTGATAATGAGAATGTATTTTTATTTTTTCACTATAGCAATGAGGACAGTTTTTCTTGAATAAGGCATCCTCTTTCTCTTGGCACAAGCCAACATCATTCAGAATTTCCATAGAGCTTTTCTTTAATATTGACATTGTTTTCTGTTTCCTTCTTCTTTGATATAATGACAATAATAATAGTATAATAAAAACGGGCCGATGTCTAGTCTTAAAATATTTTTCTATTTTCTCAAAGCCTTACACCATAACTTTTTCCAACTTTGATCAGACGATACCAGTTCCCAAGCTTATGGATTTGTTAACTTTGATAATATGCGAAGTCGCTTTTTAGCTTGCTTTTCGTGATAAGTTTTGATTATAACTCTTTATTCAGGAGAGCCAGAATTTTAGATAAATTAACGGCGATCGCGTGTAGATCGTCTTGGGGATTAAGGAGTGCGACCCAATAACCTGTATCTGCAAAAACGGTTCTCACGAATTATCCTGTTGTTGATAATGATCAAAGTTGCGGGCTAAATCGGTAGGAAGTTTGGCCCATTCTTCTTGGGGAACTTGAGCAGAAAGGCGGGCGGCTAATTCCCAAATTGGTTCAGCATTATAGTCAAATTGAATATCACTAGTTTTTTGCTCTGGGTTAGGTAAATTGTTAAGGGGTTTTGATTGGGGATGAATGGGAGTTTTCATAGTTCAGGTTTCACTTCGTATTGATATTTTGATTATACACAGGGTTTAACTGTGCGATCGCGGTTTCTTTTTACGAACAGGGGCGATCGTCTATAATCAAAGTTATTGTGCTGTTAATCCGCGATGACTACCACTCCTAAAACCACCGTCACCTATAGCCTCGAAGACATCCTCGAACGTATTGAGGATAAAATAGATGCGCGTTTCGAGAAGATGGATGCACGTTTCGAGAAGTTGGATGCGCGTTTCGAGAAAATTGATCGGCAGTTTGAACGTCTTGAAAACAAGATGGATAGTCAGTTTGCAGAAGTTAATCAACGTTTAACTAAGTTAGAGGTAGGGCAAGCTGAACTTTCGGGAGATATTAAGGCTCTTGATGAAAGGTTATCGGGAGAAATTAAAACCTTAGACGGGAAAGTGGATGGGCTTGGTAAGCGTTTGGATAATCAAGAGTTTTTGAATCGTGGGGTTGTGGTGGCAGTTTTAGCTGCGTTAATTGCAGGAGGGGCTAAGTTATTTGGATTTTTACCCAAGAGTTGATTTTTGAAGTTAGGGGTGATCGCGGAATAGTTAATAATTGATAGTGAATAGTTAACAGATTTTATGTTGATCAAAGTATTCTTGCTTTTTGGGTTTGATCTCGTTTAAAATAGACAAATAAAACTTTTTAGCAGAGATTTCTATGGATATTGTTTGGTTAGTGGGTTTATTAACGCCTTACTTACCTTTTTTAATGGGGTTGGGGCAAAAAGCGATGGAAAAAGGTTCGGAAAAGCTGGGGGAAAAAGGAGCAGAGGAGATTTGGAATAAGTTATCTCCCCAGATAAACACCGAGCCAGGCGTTTTGGCGATCGCAAAGGATGTGGCGATTAATCCTGATAATGAAATGGCGAAGACGACTCTGGCCTATCATTTGGATAAAATTCTTAATGCGCCAGATAATGCGGTTTTAAAGGCAGAAATTGCTCAAATTCTGGAAGAGGCTCCCGCAAAAAGTAAATTTAATATTGATGCGAAAGGAAGCCAGATCGGGGTGATTGGCGATCGCGGCAAGGTGATCATGAATTTCGGGTCGAAACCGTGATCCCAAAAATCATTCTGTAGGGGCGAATGGCGTTCGCCCATTGAGTTAGGATTTGGAAACCAAACCCCTACCGCATTTTTTAGGATATTTTGAGGATTTTTTATGAATGAGGCTACATACAATCTGAATTTACAAAATAGTCCTGTGGGCGCGATTGGCGATCGTAATCAGGTCACTCAGAATATTATTGTGCAATCTCCTGATTATCAAGCTTTGATGGCTGGGATTAAGGATAAAAAAAGGCTTTTACGGCTAGAAACTGATCCTTTAGAAAAATTAGAAATTTCTGGGGAATTACAACAACTGGAAGCGCAGTTAGAGCAGTTCAAGGAAAATATTGTCAGGTTAGCCGAAACTTTTAGCAAAATCGAAATCAATACGGAACGCCTACGACAAGCGAAGGACTATTTTGATCAAGGGCAATTTCGGGAAGCGGATGCCATTCTGCAAGCGGAGGAAATGGTCAAGGATTTGAATAAACTACTGCAAAAAGACCAACAGCTTGATCAACAAAAAGCCGAAGTCAGAGCCAGCCGTGAACAAATCGCCAACGAGTTTCTGATTAAAGCCCAACTCTGGGCCACTTTTTATGAGCAGTCCAACCGCTTTGAGCAGACCTGTGAATATTTTGCTGAGTCCCTACGCGCCTTGAAAACAACGGACAATTTATTTGCCTACGCTGTATTTCTACAAAAACATAATCAATTGGATCAAGCGAATCTTTACTACACAGAAGCTCTTCAGATTTATAGAAATTTAGGAGATTTGCCTCTTGTGGCCACGATGCTCAACAATTTGGCTGCTTTGCATTACG contains:
- a CDS encoding DUF4164 domain-containing protein — its product is MTTTPKTTVTYSLEDILERIEDKIDARFEKMDARFEKLDARFEKIDRQFERLENKMDSQFAEVNQRLTKLEVGQAELSGDIKALDERLSGEIKTLDGKVDGLGKRLDNQEFLNRGVVVAVLAALIAGGAKLFGFLPKS